The genomic segment CGCCACGATACTGTTAGATCCGGCATCAATACTGAGGTTCCTGAGTACAGTAGTGTTTACCGGCATTTCAGGACCGGTGGTTCCGGCGCCCGTATATTGTACATTGACACTTGCTCCGAAATTGGGAACATTGCTCAAAGATCCGCCGTTTCGAATTATTGTTGCGTTGTTTGCGAGGCTCAGGTATGCACCGTTATTGAGTGTTCCATTCAGAAGTACAAGTGCACCGGCAACCGAAACATTCGCGTTCAGCGTCGCACCAAAAGCATTATTTACAATCAGATTATTGAATGTTTCCGGATCATTGACCTGTTGATTTGAAAAACCTTCAAAACAAACACAGCCGTTATTTTCGTTGAATGTTCCACTATTTTTCCAGTTTCCGTGAACATGAAGTGTCTGCCCTCCTGACATGGTAAAAGTATTGCCGTTTTCAATGACTATATTCCCGGAATTGCCCCCCGCCCCTGAAAGGTTCAATCCATTGGAGGCACAGCCGCCCAGCGATCTCAGATACACATTTTTTGATGAGTCGGGAGCGCTCGCAGCTATATTGAAAGTACTTCCGTTGTAAACATACCAGTTGGACGCAGTATTCCAGTCACCGCTTGTATTCCCCCACCAAACGTAATCATTGTTTGACAGTAAAGTCGGCAAAATAGCCGATGGAGAATTGACCGTTACAAGTTGAGTTGCGCAAGATGTTGTATTACACGTTCCCGTTCTTCTTACAAAATAAGTTGTGTTAGTATTGGGTGCTACAGTTATATTCGCGCCTGTGCCGGCCGGTGTTCCGCCACATGTTCCGGTAAACCATTCCATTGTAGCACCTGTTCCGCTCGTACCGCCACTTGCCGTTATTGTAGTTCCCAACCCATTACAAATAGTAGTTGTACCTGAAATTGTTGATGGCTCAGTTGAAACAGTATTCACTGTAACAGGAAATCCCGATGATGAAGTTCCGTTTCCGCATGTATTCGTCCCTGATACTGTCAGGGTTCCACCGTTGGCGGCAAGACTGAAACCGGCAGTTATTGAATTCGTATTTGTTCCTGAAGTAATTGAAAAACCGCTTCCTGAATAAACCCAGTTGTAACCTGTAGCGTTCGTAATTGCAGGCACAGAGTATACAAGCCCCGATTGGCCCTGGCACACAGTTGCCGTACCGGAAACAGTTCCTGCCGCAACAGGATATGGATTTACGGTAATGGTTGTAGTTGGTGTACTGACAGAGCAGCCGTCGCCTGAAACGGTACAAAATACGGTATATGAAGAAGAAGGAGGATTGGTCAGAACTCCGGCATCGTAAGTCTGTGTTGTGATTCCGGTTGAAATGCCATTCTTGTACCAGAGGTACGACGGGGTATTAAGGAACCCGACCGGAGAAGCAGTAAAGGTTCCCGGATTTATGCCGCTGCATACCGCGAGGTCGCCGGGGCTGACCCCCGAACTCAAAGGAGTGAAAGTGACAATAGCCTGTGAGTTCAGCAGCCAGTCGAAACACTGGATCTCAATTTCCGAAGCTGCATTGAGCTGCCCGCACCAGGCATCATTATTTACCGTACCGGCCACAAAATTACTACTCACAACACTGCCATTGATAATCAGTGTATATCCATCATCTTTGGTGATATCTATACGGTAACTTCCCGCAGGGAAACCCTTCCTTTTATAAATATAGGCATGCCATTCGGGAGAAACAGAACATCCGGTATAGGCATTACCTCCGGTACTGTTCGCATCGGAAGGTGCGGCAGTGTTGTTCCATCGTGTATTGGTGTTAAAGCTGATATTATTCTCCGTATAATATCCCGCAAAGGTTGAAAGGTCAATGACAGTCGAACTTGAAAGATGTCCGTACACATTTACATTCCAGAAATTATTTCCAAAGCCCTGTGCGGTTAATCCGCTGTTAAGATTCTGCTCAATGGTAATACAGGCATGACCTGCGGCTCCTGTTCCGCAAGACGAATTATCCGTAACATGTGCATAATACGTTCCTGCTCCGACAGATGTCCATGTGAGAGGCGAAATACCTGCAGCAACAACCTGCCCGTTCGGTGCTCCTTTTGTGATGGTAAAATAATTGCTGCCGAATGCACTGCTGACAATTTTATATTGAGTTGATGCGGCTACACCTGTAAGTGTACAATAGCTTCCGGTATTATGCCAGTAATCAACCAGAGTCACGCCGCAGCTTGATGGGACTGCAGTGGTAGTCGTTGCAGTCGGCGTATAACATCCCGAAACAACAACTGTAAACGACAATGCCGTGCCCGGGCAGGTACCGTTGTAAGGTGTGCATGTAATATTACCTCCACTGCTTGTTCCCCAGTCAACAGTAACAGATGCCGTACCCTGACCCGATGCCACAGTAGCACCTGCCGGAGCTGACCACGTATATGAAGTTGCATTGCTTACACCGCTCACTGAATAGCTAACCCCGGGCGCAGCATGAGCCACCGGAGTGATACCGGTTATACTTCCGCCCGATGGCAGTGGTGTAACATTCACCGTAGTGGACGCACATGCTGTAGTATTGCACTGACCTTCATAACGCACATAGTAGTTTGTGGTAACGGAAGGTGCAACCGTAGTGCTTCCGAGAGGAAGTGTTGTCAGTGAAATATAATCTATCTCCATATTGACTGAAGGATTAGACGCCCAGTCGAATCTCCATCCCAGAATATTTCCGCCCGTTGTATAATCAGGATCTGATGCCATATTTATCGTTACCACATGCCATGCACCGTCGTCGTAAAGACCGGCAGATGCCGACTCACCCCCGACGGCATAATTGTGGTTTCCGTTATAGAAAAATATTTCAACACTACCAGCACTACCGGAAAGTACGCGGTATTTTATATTCACATATTTATAAATATTCGGATCAAATGAACCGAGCCCGGCCATATCAATCATAGGATCATTATTGACCGAAGTAACATTGAGTATTCCGGAGCCGACAGAATTCACCGTTGTATTCGGAGTTCCGTAGGGCTGATTATTCCAGTCCTGAGTGAACGGTCCGCAGCCTGCACCTTCGTACCATACGGCCGATGCGCTGGTTCCGGCAGACCCGCCATTCATGGTCAGCGTAGTTGAACCACCGTTGCATATGGCAGTGTTTCCGCTAATAGAAGTTGGTGCTGTTGAAACAGTATTCATCGTAACAATTACAGGAGTGCGTGACGTTGACACACATACACTGCCGGTTGAATATACCAGGTCCACAAGCCACCACACGGCACCATCGGTTGAAGTTGGAAATGCGTCACCACCAATTTCGTAACTCGAATTAATAACACCATTGGTAAAGGCACTGCTCATATCAGTACGCCAGTAATAACTTCCACCATTTGTGAAGGCAGCAATTCTGTAAGTTGTTCCTGCATTCAGAGTAATGGGCGTTGATAGCGCCGTTGTAGTCCAAACTGCATCTGATCCACTCACTGCCTGATTGGCAAGCAGGGTTCCGCCATCGGTCCAGATTTTAATTGCTGAGCCAAAATATCTGCGAACAGCAGTAACCGTGATAGTAGTATTCGGTGTAAAGGAATATCCCAGGGTGTAAGAACCGGAGCCGGAATTTACATAGGACGGATTTCCCAGAATATTTGCAGGAACGCCGGAACCGGTAGACGCCGCCTCTGCATAATACGTTGTTGTGCTTCCCGGGCTGACAGCGAAGTTTGTCCCTCCGGCGCATGAGCCTATCGAACTTCCTCCGGTAAGTTGTGTATACCAATAGATAGTATTGCCGGGCGAAACTGCATTGAGTTGTGAAGTTTCACCCGGACATATAGCCGACGGTGTGGCAGTGACAGGTGTTGGTGCCGACGGGATACCACAGGCAGGTGGTGTAACAAGTGTGGTTATAGTTCCGTTACCGGAATAGTTATCAGCAATAATATAATAGGTTGTGCCCGCAGCCAGATTTGCGGTCCTTGTCCCTGCATCCAGACAAGTTGCATAACTTGTTCCTGAAGGGCTGCATGAGGTAACAAAATACCATACGGCATCAATTCCGTTTTCGGTTACACTGATGACATAATCGCCCGCATATGTTGTTGTAAATTGATATACTTTTTCTGCACCCGATGATGACCAGCTGCAGTTAATGCCGGTGTTCCAAACGCCGGACGTACCAAGCGCAATACTGTAAGTGCTGCCCAGAGCCATGTTTGTAATATTGCTGCAAGGATCAAAGTTTACGGCAATACTATAGCCTGCCGTTCCCGAGTTCGAATAATTATCAACAATGAAATAATAGGTTGTCCCTTTGGTAAGATTCACTGACTGTGCTCCGGCATTAACGCAGCCTCCAAAATAGTTGGTGCCTGCATTTGAGCATGAACTCATCAGGAAAAAATCCGGATCGCCTGAAGGCTGGTCGCATGTAAAAGTATATATGCCGTCGACCTGAGGTGTGAAAGAATAAACAACTTCATCGCCCGGCTCACTGTATCCGCAACTGGTATAAGAACTCCAGTCGCTGCAGCTTGTACCGAGCGTACCTGTATAAGTGCTGCCAAGCGCCATCGAAATAATACCAGAGCAAGGATTCGGGCACGGACAGGCATTTGTACTGAAAGTGCCGCTGGTGGCCGTTGATGAACTTGTGCTGTTACAACTGGTACTTGCATAAACGGTAAAATAATAGGAGCTTGCACAGGTCAACCCACCCACAGAAGCCGATGTGGATGTAGTTGAAGAACCTGTAACATAGGAACCGCCTGCAGTGTATACGTTATAATAATATGTAACAGTTGCTGAACCACCGGGAGAGCCGGCAGACCATGATATTGAAGCAGTTGTTTCACCGGTGCCGGAGCCGCTTAAACTTACCGGAACACCCGGAGTAACACAACCCGCAACACAGCCAATTGTAATATCAAAACCACTTCCTGTAACTGAAACATCCGAATGGAACAATACCGTAAGCGCACCAGATCCGTCTGACGAGGTAATCGTAGGAATAGAGCTGCCCATTTGATATTGTCCGATGAGTGATCCTGTTCCGACTCCGTTATAAACCTGAACGTAATCACAGCAGCTTTCGCCACTGCTGGTCCCGAATATCTGAACCATATTTCCTGCAACAGAAGGATACAATACTGCCGTACCATTTGCATTGTCGGTATAGTTTCCGGCTGATCCACCATGATCGTACAAATGACCTGAACATGCTGTATAGTTATTATTTCCGCCATAAGGAACAATCTTTTCGCAGTCGGAAGTAGCAAAAGTGCCGCTTGTGGAGGTTGACGAAGTTGTGCCGTTACAGCTTGTGTAGGCATAAACTGTGAAATAGTAGGATGAACCACAGCTCAGACCTGAAACCGATGCAGAAGTTGAGGTCGTATTCGACCCCGTCACATAACTTCCTCCTGCAGTGTAGACATTATAATAATATGTAATAGTCGGAGATCCCGGCGGGCTGCCTGCAGCCCACGATATCGAAGCCGTCGTTGCTCCGGTCGCTGAACCTGAAAGACTGACGGGAGCAGCCGGTGTTGCACATACACAACTGACCGTAATATCAAAACCGCTGCCTGTTACAGAGCCGTCGGAATGGAATAAGACCGTGAGTGCACCGGAGGCGTCTGCCGAGGTGATTGTCGGAATGGAACTACCCATTTGATATTGCCCGACCAGGGATGCCAAACCGGCACCATTATATATCTGAACATAATCACAACAACTCTCACCGCTGCTTGACCCAGAAATCTGAATACTGTTCCCGGCTACTGCAGGATAAAGATATGTGTAGCCACTGGCATTATCGGTATAACTGCCGGCGGATCCACCATGGTCATAGAGATGACCTGAACACACCGTGTAATTGTTATTTGTATTGTATGGCACGAGCATCTCGCATGCCGTAGTGTAGAACAGGCCGCCGGACGCTGTTGAAGATGATGTATTA from the Bacteroidota bacterium genome contains:
- a CDS encoding DUF4082 domain-containing protein, with protein sequence MKNIYSFTRPAVSYRIRYFLLTCVLIAVFQGSAFQAYAQCYNSFAGSITPSASWQTTGSYSNMPYWSFTGYAGATYNFSNCNGPSEDTYMRVFDASMNQLSQWDDYGPYCSSANASGDWYCSTTATYYVGICHYSCSNVNSAQPLTYMATNLPVVATCQTCPSYDFGIFTPSASPATHSSSTTEAAGCKIYAFSVISGSKYVFSVCSNGGTYSGDSRMILYNSSCSEIANIDDYCGTGPQITWTATYTGTVYLRLAHYSNSAAVSWTLAYWKTAPAGENCSNAQDLTSLSNPFSGSTAGYADDVPICHSGYPDRVFYIDVANATTLEIWEPSNDYDEYEYVGYGSSCPGTQLQCWDNDALAHTIWTNTTGSVQRVWYVQDACCGTGYGNFTLQWTLTAACATPGTPTGLGATLGNTDGTFYWSAGSPSGSANVTYYYTIYNSSYSTIASGNTSGTSVYVSGLSCNSGYYLYVYANTSCNNTSSSTASGGLFYTTACEMLVPYNTNNNYTVCSGHLYDHGGSAGSYTDNASGYTYLYPAVAGNSIQISGSSSGESCCDYVQIYNGAGLASLVGQYQMGSSIPTITSADASGALTVLFHSDGSVTGSGFDITVSCVCATPAAPVSLSGSATGATTASISWAAGSPPGSPTITYYYNVYTAGGSYVTGSNTTSTSASVSGLSCGSSYYFTVYAYTSCNGTTSSTSTSGTFATSDCEKIVPYGGNNNYTACSGHLYDHGGSAGNYTDNANGTAVLYPSVAGNMVQIFGTSSGESCCDYVQVYNGVGTGSLIGQYQMGSSIPTITSSDGSGALTVLFHSDVSVTGSGFDITIGCVAGCVTPGVPVSLSGSGTGETTASISWSAGSPGGSATVTYYYNVYTAGGSYVTGSSTTSTSASVGGLTCASSYYFTVYASTSCNSTSSSTATSGTFSTNACPCPNPCSGIISMALGSTYTGTLGTSCSDWSSYTSCGYSEPGDEVVYSFTPQVDGIYTFTCDQPSGDPDFFLMSSCSNAGTNYFGGCVNAGAQSVNLTKGTTYYFIVDNYSNSGTAGYSIAVNFDPCSNITNMALGSTYSIALGTSGVWNTGINCSWSSSGAEKVYQFTTTYAGDYVISVTENGIDAVWYFVTSCSPSGTSYATCLDAGTRTANLAAGTTYYIIADNYSGNGTITTLVTPPACGIPSAPTPVTATPSAICPGETSQLNAVSPGNTIYWYTQLTGGSSIGSCAGGTNFAVSPGSTTTYYAEAASTGSGVPANILGNPSYVNSGSGSYTLGYSFTPNTTITVTAVRRYFGSAIKIWTDGGTLLANQAVSGSDAVWTTTALSTPITLNAGTTYRIAAFTNGGSYYWRTDMSSAFTNGVINSSYEIGGDAFPTSTDGAVWWLVDLVYSTGSVCVSTSRTPVIVTMNTVSTAPTSISGNTAICNGGSTTLTMNGGSAGTSASAVWYEGAGCGPFTQDWNNQPYGTPNTTVNSVGSGILNVTSVNNDPMIDMAGLGSFDPNIYKYVNIKYRVLSGSAGSVEIFFYNGNHNYAVGGESASAGLYDDGAWHVVTINMASDPDYTTGGNILGWRFDWASNPSVNMEIDYISLTTLPLGSTTVAPSVTTNYYVRYEGQCNTTACASTTVNVTPLPSGGSITGITPVAHAAPGVSYSVSGVSNATSYTWSAPAGATVASGQGTASVTVDWGTSSGGNITCTPYNGTCPGTALSFTVVVSGCYTPTATTTTAVPSSCGVTLVDYWHNTGSYCTLTGVAASTQYKIVSSAFGSNYFTITKGAPNGQVVAAGISPLTWTSVGAGTYYAHVTDNSSCGTGAAGHACITIEQNLNSGLTAQGFGNNFWNVNVYGHLSSSTVIDLSTFAGYYTENNISFNTNTRWNNTAAPSDANSTGGNAYTGCSVSPEWHAYIYKRKGFPAGSYRIDITKDDGYTLIINGSVVSSNFVAGTVNNDAWCGQLNAASEIEIQCFDWLLNSQAIVTFTPLSSGVSPGDLAVCSGINPGTFTASPVGFLNTPSYLWYKNGISTGITTQTYDAGVLTNPPSSSYTVFCTVSGDGCSVSTPTTTITVNPYPVAAGTVSGTATVCQGQSGLVYSVPAITNATGYNWVYSGSGFSITSGTNTNSITAGFSLAANGGTLTVSGTNTCGNGTSSSGFPVTVNTVSTEPSTISGTTTICNGLGTTITASGGTSGTGATMEWFTGTCGGTPAGTGANITVAPNTNTTYFVRRTGTCNTTSCATQLVTVNSPSAILPTLLSNNDYVWWGNTSGDWNTASNWYVYNGSTFNIAASAPDSSKNVYLRSLGGCASNGLNLSGAGGNSGNIVIENGNTFTMSGGQTLHVHGNWKNSGTFNENNGCVCFEGFSNQQVNDPETFNNLIVNNAFGATLNANVSVAGALVLLNGTLNNGAYLSLANNATIIRNGGSLSNVPNFGASVNVQYTGAGTTGPEMPVNTTVLRNLSIDAGSNSIVALNAPVTVNNQLNLTSGVIRTSASNILTMADNTSVLGANATSFVDGPMRKIGDDAFEFPIGRVSGTSFVWSPIKIADPGGNPSDRFVAEYYLQTSPNSYYLSDMCSGSGLNHVSGTEYWDITREAGTTYPDVTIYYKDAQRSGITDLGSLAIAHYQMCNGSLKWASMGGTAVGGLGPGGQGQITGTGFTSYSPITFGAKSGGSNPLPVKLLSLDASCKGTENVVIWTTASEQNSLYFAVDRSTDMLNWQEVGRQSAAGNSSSTLSYEFTEVSLPDAVVYYRLKQVDVDGLYEFFGPVSLKCASTEPYNISVYPNPFNDVINVIFTGVLPEKTAITIRDILGKTVYYYESEFTDGSVFTLTPENKLSPGIYHVTINSGSDIRYFKIIKN